In Blautia wexlerae DSM 19850, a single window of DNA contains:
- a CDS encoding Fic family protein, with protein sequence MQKSVQDNVQDNGNSGGVFVGEYKPHLKMNLIQMTLPDKPNSRNQRYIKI encoded by the coding sequence ATGCAAAAAAGTGTGCAAGATAATGTGCAAGATAACGGAAATTCTGGAGGTGTTTTTGTGGGAGAATATAAACCGCACTTGAAGATGAACTTGATCCAAATGACATTACCAGATAAACCGAATAGCAGAAATCAGAGATATATA
- a CDS encoding Na/Pi cotransporter family protein, producing MGIFSMILSLLSGVALFLFGMSLMGDGLKMVAGNKLEAFLYRMTNTPLKGVALGTGVTSVIQSSSATTVMVIGFVNSGMMKLKQAIGIIMGANIGTSITGWILCLSYIDGKNGIAKILSTATISAVVAIIGIILRMACKRSVHKNIGNIMLGFAILMTGMQTMSGAVSPLKDSPTFTNMLTMFSNPLIGILVGIAFTAVLQSASATVGVLQALSVTGILTFSSAFPIVLGIGVGAACPVLISAIGANKNGKRTALVYLINDLFGLILWSVIFYTVNAVVHFGFMDMIMSPVAIALLNTVFRVATVCVLFPFIPKIEQLVCWLVKDSAEELEDEADFDLLEERLLNYPALAIGQCHRAMSGMARKLRKNVNRAMNLLNEYQQDKFDKVQRKENLIDKYESRLGEYLMKLTKHEMNSAQTRQASLYLHTINDFERIGDHASYIAYMSSEMHDNHTNFSQEAWDELNVVMEAVREEINLTCRAFLNDDKEMAQRVAPLGMIITSLCNELKMHHVERLSNGNCGLEEGTVYTDILNSFNRIAAHCASAMVALLKSGDENPDMHIHDSKIYPSDSVEYYTYFKEYRQKYEIVKNEEHMRSMEPEEVE from the coding sequence ATGGGAATTTTTTCAATGATATTGTCATTGCTGAGCGGAGTGGCATTATTTCTGTTTGGTATGTCATTGATGGGCGATGGCCTGAAAATGGTTGCCGGAAATAAGCTGGAAGCTTTCCTGTATCGAATGACAAACACACCGCTGAAGGGAGTTGCTCTGGGTACTGGTGTTACCAGCGTGATTCAGTCTTCTTCTGCCACAACCGTTATGGTCATTGGTTTTGTTAACTCAGGTATGATGAAACTGAAACAGGCCATCGGTATTATCATGGGAGCCAACATCGGAACCAGTATTACCGGATGGATCCTCTGTCTTTCTTATATTGACGGAAAGAACGGAATTGCGAAGATTTTATCTACAGCAACAATTTCAGCAGTAGTAGCGATTATTGGTATTATCCTTCGCATGGCATGTAAGCGTTCCGTGCATAAAAATATCGGTAATATCATGCTTGGTTTTGCAATCCTGATGACAGGTATGCAGACAATGAGCGGTGCTGTTTCACCACTGAAGGACAGCCCCACATTTACAAACATGCTGACAATGTTTTCCAACCCGCTGATTGGTATTCTGGTAGGTATTGCCTTTACTGCAGTGCTGCAGAGTGCATCTGCCACAGTCGGTGTATTGCAGGCGTTATCTGTAACAGGTATCCTGACATTCTCCAGTGCATTCCCGATCGTTCTTGGTATCGGTGTAGGTGCTGCCTGTCCGGTTCTGATTTCAGCAATCGGTGCGAATAAGAATGGTAAACGTACAGCACTTGTTTATCTGATCAATGACCTGTTTGGTCTTATCCTCTGGTCAGTGATTTTCTACACTGTAAATGCTGTTGTGCATTTCGGATTTATGGATATGATCATGTCACCGGTTGCAATTGCTTTACTGAATACTGTATTCCGTGTAGCAACAGTATGTGTTCTTTTCCCGTTCATACCGAAGATCGAGCAGCTGGTGTGCTGGCTTGTAAAAGACAGTGCAGAGGAACTGGAAGATGAAGCAGACTTTGATCTTCTGGAAGAACGTCTTCTGAATTATCCGGCACTTGCTATTGGACAGTGTCATCGTGCCATGAGCGGTATGGCAAGGAAGCTTCGCAAGAATGTCAACCGTGCCATGAACCTTCTGAATGAATATCAGCAGGATAAATTTGATAAGGTACAGAGAAAAGAGAACCTGATCGATAAATACGAAAGCCGTCTTGGGGAATATCTGATGAAGCTCACAAAGCATGAGATGAACAGTGCCCAGACAAGGCAGGCATCCCTTTATCTTCATACCATCAATGACTTTGAGAGAATCGGTGACCATGCATCCTACATTGCCTATATGTCCAGTGAAATGCATGATAATCACACTAATTTCTCACAGGAAGCCTGGGATGAGCTGAATGTAGTAATGGAAGCAGTTCGTGAGGAGATCAATCTTACCTGTCGTGCATTCCTCAATGATGACAAAGAGATGGCTCAGAGAGTTGCACCTCTTGGAATGATTATCACATCCTTATGCAATGAGCTAAAGATGCATCATGTAGAGCGTCTGAGTAATGGCAACTGCGGACTGGAAGAGGGAACTGTATATACAGACATTCTCAACAGCTTCAACCGTATTGCAGCACATTGTGCAAGTGCAATGGTAGCCCTTCTCAAGAGTGGAGACGAGAATCCGGATATGCATATCCATGATTCCAAGATTTACCCATCTGACAGCGTGGAATATTATACATACTTCAAGGAATATCGCCAGAAGTATGAAATCGTAAAGAACGAGGAACACATGCGAAGCATGGAACCGGAAGAAGTAGAATAA
- a CDS encoding sedoheptulokinase, producing the protein MKTAGIDIGTTTISGVVLEKEENGQAKILEAKTVENGCFIETGNEWERIQYAKEIVERAVNLLDYFLEKYPHVERIGLTGQMHGIVYVDKEGNCVSPLYTWQDARGSIYAGDQIPLTEEIRERCQIHAASGYGLVTHIYNIRHNLVPYSALSFCTIMDYFGMYLTGRKKPLVHVSNAASFGFFDSHKMCFEKEKLAEMGVDVNWLPDVCTGIEKLGTYRGRTVTTAIGDNQASFLGAAGDEENTLLVNMGTGGQISVLSSQYFSGDGIEARPFLNGKYLLAGASLCGGKAYALLEQFFRKIVKEATGQDQPLYKVMEKMARTGRDLNSERTESRKIKVETTFDGTRVNPEKSGSITQVSSENFTPEDFCYGVLKGMSTELYQMYMTIQKGTGIKIRRMIGSGNGLRKNPVLCEIIEDMFNAELVLAECEEEAATGAAMSSSMYNYSNSTR; encoded by the coding sequence GTGAAAACGGCGGGGATTGACATTGGGACAACAACGATAAGCGGTGTTGTTCTGGAAAAAGAGGAAAACGGACAGGCAAAGATTCTGGAGGCAAAAACTGTAGAGAACGGTTGCTTTATCGAAACCGGAAATGAATGGGAAAGAATACAGTATGCAAAAGAAATTGTAGAAAGAGCAGTGAATCTGCTGGATTATTTCCTGGAGAAGTATCCGCATGTTGAGCGGATTGGGCTCACAGGGCAGATGCATGGAATTGTCTATGTTGACAAAGAAGGAAATTGTGTCAGTCCGTTATATACATGGCAGGATGCCAGAGGAAGTATCTACGCTGGGGATCAGATTCCTTTAACAGAAGAAATCCGGGAAAGATGTCAAATCCATGCTGCTTCAGGATATGGGCTTGTCACACACATTTATAATATCAGACATAATCTGGTTCCGTATTCGGCTTTGAGTTTCTGTACGATCATGGATTATTTTGGAATGTATTTGACAGGGCGTAAAAAACCATTGGTACATGTGAGCAATGCGGCAAGTTTTGGCTTCTTTGACAGCCATAAGATGTGCTTTGAAAAAGAAAAACTGGCTGAAATGGGAGTGGACGTAAATTGGCTGCCTGATGTCTGTACGGGAATAGAAAAATTGGGTACATACAGAGGACGGACAGTTACAACAGCAATCGGAGACAATCAGGCAAGCTTCCTCGGAGCAGCAGGTGATGAGGAGAATACATTACTGGTCAATATGGGAACCGGCGGACAGATTTCTGTTCTTTCCAGTCAGTATTTTTCGGGAGATGGAATTGAGGCGAGACCTTTCCTGAATGGGAAGTATCTGCTTGCGGGAGCATCTCTGTGTGGCGGCAAGGCGTATGCGCTCCTGGAACAGTTTTTCCGAAAAATTGTAAAAGAAGCGACCGGACAGGATCAGCCATTATACAAAGTAATGGAAAAGATGGCAAGAACAGGGAGAGACCTGAATAGTGAAAGAACTGAAAGTCGAAAGATTAAAGTTGAAACAACATTTGACGGTACGCGGGTGAATCCGGAAAAAAGCGGCAGTATTACTCAGGTAAGTTCCGAAAACTTTACACCTGAAGATTTCTGCTATGGTGTTCTGAAGGGAATGAGCACAGAACTGTATCAGATGTATATGACTATTCAGAAAGGAACCGGCATAAAGATCAGGCGTATGATTGGTTCAGGGAATGGACTGAGAAAAAATCCGGTACTGTGCGAAATTATTGAAGATATGTTCAATGCAGAACTTGTTTTGGCAGAATGTGAGGAGGAAGCTGCGACAGGGGCGGCAATGAGCAGTAGTATGTATAACTATAGTAACTCCACCAGATAA
- a CDS encoding pyridoxal phosphate-dependent aminotransferase, whose amino-acid sequence MIAEKMKPYVKNNSAIRMMFEEGNRLRAIYGANKVYDFSLGNPSVPAPECVKEAIIDLVNEVEPTVLHGYMSNAGFEDVRQTIAESLNHRFGTKFAAKNLIMTVGAASGLNVIFKTILNPEEEVIVFAPYFLEYGAYVRNFDGKLVEISPDTTTFQPNLEEFEQKITAKTRAVIVNTPHNPTGVVYSEETIKKLAAILEKKQKEFGSVIYLISDEPYRELAYDGVEVPYLTKYYDNTIVGYSYSKSLSLPGERIGYLVIPDEADGSEELITAAAIANRTIGCVNAPSLMQKVIAKCVDAEVDVAAYDKNRLALYNGLKECGFECIKPQGAFYLFVKSPVADEKAFCEAGKKYNILMVPGSSFACPGYVRLAYCVSYDTIINSLPEFKKLAEEFGL is encoded by the coding sequence ATGATAGCAGAAAAAATGAAACCTTATGTAAAAAATAATTCAGCCATCCGTATGATGTTTGAGGAGGGAAATCGTCTCAGAGCCATTTACGGAGCGAACAAAGTTTATGATTTCAGTCTTGGGAATCCGAGCGTTCCGGCACCGGAGTGTGTGAAGGAGGCTATTATTGATCTGGTGAACGAAGTGGAGCCGACAGTGCTTCATGGTTATATGAGTAATGCGGGATTTGAGGATGTGCGCCAGACGATTGCGGAATCTCTGAACCACCGCTTTGGAACTAAATTTGCAGCGAAGAATCTGATTATGACAGTTGGAGCAGCCAGCGGTCTGAATGTGATTTTCAAGACGATCCTGAATCCAGAGGAAGAAGTGATTGTTTTTGCACCATATTTTCTGGAATATGGTGCATATGTGCGTAATTTTGATGGCAAGCTTGTGGAAATCTCTCCGGATACAACCACATTCCAACCGAATCTTGAGGAGTTTGAGCAGAAGATTACAGCAAAGACAAGAGCAGTGATCGTAAATACACCGCACAATCCGACTGGTGTTGTATATTCCGAAGAAACCATTAAGAAGCTGGCAGCAATTCTTGAGAAAAAACAGAAGGAATTTGGCAGTGTAATTTACCTGATTTCTGACGAGCCATACAGAGAGCTGGCTTATGATGGTGTAGAAGTTCCGTATCTGACAAAATATTACGATAATACTATTGTTGGCTATTCTTACAGTAAATCTTTGTCTCTTCCGGGAGAGCGTATCGGTTATCTGGTAATTCCGGATGAGGCAGATGGCAGCGAAGAACTTATTACTGCAGCGGCTATTGCCAACCGTACTATCGGATGTGTCAATGCCCCATCCCTGATGCAGAAGGTGATTGCCAAATGTGTAGATGCAGAAGTGGATGTAGCTGCATATGACAAGAACCGTCTGGCGTTATACAATGGACTGAAAGAATGCGGATTCGAGTGCATCAAACCCCAGGGTGCATTCTACCTCTTTGTGAAATCACCGGTAGCAGATGAAAAAGCGTTCTGCGAAGCTGGAAAGAAATATAATATTCTCATGGTTCCGGGAAGTTCCTTTGCCTGCCCGGGTTATGTGAGACTGGCTTATTGTGTATCTTATGATACTATCATTAATTCCCTGCCGGAGTTTAAGAAACTGGCAGAAGAGTTTGGACTGTGA
- the atpC gene encoding ATP synthase F1 subunit epsilon: MSTFPLRIGTPDGLLFEGNVERVICRTVSGDLAILARHCNYCTALGMGEASVVMEDGSRRTAACIGGMLSVMNGKCRVLATTWEWKEDIDEQRAQEAKKRAEEMIAKGGLSDHDYKIVEAKLQRALVRLSVKS; encoded by the coding sequence ATGAGTACTTTCCCGTTGAGAATCGGAACACCGGACGGATTACTCTTTGAAGGCAATGTGGAGCGTGTGATCTGCAGAACTGTCAGCGGTGATCTGGCCATTCTTGCCAGACACTGTAATTACTGTACTGCCCTGGGAATGGGCGAAGCAAGTGTGGTAATGGAAGACGGCAGCAGACGGACCGCAGCCTGTATTGGCGGAATGCTTTCTGTTATGAACGGAAAGTGCCGTGTCCTTGCAACTACCTGGGAGTGGAAAGAGGATATTGATGAGCAGCGTGCGCAGGAAGCTAAGAAAAGAGCTGAGGAGATGATCGCCAAAGGTGGTTTGAGTGATCATGATTATAAGATTGTGGAGGCTAAACTGCAGAGGGCGTTGGTGCGTTTGAGTGTGAAGAGCTGA
- the atpD gene encoding F0F1 ATP synthase subunit beta: MSEKHIGEVVQVIGPVLDIRFAHDELPPLLNAIEIDNDGAKLVAEVAQQVGDDVVRCIAMNSTDGLVRGAKALDTGGPISVPVGEECLGRVFNLLGDPVDNLPAPEAKERWSIHRQAPSYEEQMPATEILETGIKVVDLICPYAKGGKIGLFGGAGVGKTVLIMELIHNVATAHGGLSVFTGVGERTREGNDLYNEMKESGVIDKTALVYGQMNEPPGARMRVGLSGLTMAEYFRDEKNQDVLLFIDNIFRFTQAGSEVSALLGRMPSAVGYQPTLATEMGNLQERITSTRKGSITSVQAVYVPADDLTDPAPATTFSHLDATTVLSREISSQGIYPAVDPLDSTSRILSPEIVGTEHYEIARSVQRVLQRYKELQDIIAIMGMDELSEEDKRTVSRARKVQRFLSQSFSVAEQFTGMPGKYVPLKETLRGFRMILNGECDDIPESYFLFVGTIDEVFEKAKNQ, translated from the coding sequence ATGAGTGAAAAACACATTGGCGAGGTAGTGCAGGTTATCGGTCCGGTACTGGATATCCGCTTTGCGCACGATGAACTGCCGCCTCTTCTCAATGCCATAGAGATTGATAATGATGGCGCAAAGCTGGTTGCCGAGGTTGCACAGCAGGTTGGTGATGATGTGGTAAGATGTATTGCCATGAACTCTACTGACGGTCTGGTGCGCGGTGCCAAAGCTCTGGATACAGGCGGTCCAATTTCCGTTCCTGTAGGTGAGGAATGCCTGGGACGAGTATTTAACCTTCTGGGTGACCCGGTAGACAATCTTCCGGCACCGGAGGCAAAGGAACGCTGGTCTATCCATCGTCAGGCTCCTTCTTATGAAGAACAGATGCCTGCAACAGAGATCCTGGAGACAGGAATTAAGGTTGTTGACCTGATCTGTCCTTATGCAAAGGGTGGTAAGATCGGTCTTTTCGGTGGTGCAGGTGTAGGAAAAACAGTTCTTATCATGGAGCTGATCCACAATGTAGCAACTGCACACGGCGGACTTTCCGTATTTACAGGTGTAGGAGAGCGTACACGTGAGGGAAATGACCTTTACAATGAAATGAAAGAAAGTGGAGTTATCGACAAGACTGCTCTGGTTTACGGTCAGATGAACGAGCCGCCCGGAGCACGTATGAGAGTTGGACTTTCCGGACTTACCATGGCGGAATACTTCCGTGATGAGAAGAACCAGGATGTGCTCCTCTTTATTGACAATATTTTCCGTTTTACACAGGCAGGTTCCGAGGTGTCTGCTCTTCTGGGACGTATGCCTTCAGCTGTAGGTTATCAACCTACACTGGCAACTGAAATGGGTAACCTGCAGGAACGAATTACTTCCACAAGAAAGGGCTCCATCACATCTGTACAGGCTGTATATGTGCCTGCCGATGACCTGACTGACCCGGCTCCTGCAACTACATTCTCACATCTGGATGCAACAACTGTACTTTCCCGTGAGATTTCCAGCCAGGGTATTTATCCGGCTGTTGATCCTCTGGATTCCACAAGCCGTATCCTTTCTCCTGAAATCGTAGGAACAGAGCATTATGAGATTGCCAGATCAGTACAAAGAGTTCTTCAGCGTTACAAAGAGCTTCAGGACATTATTGCCATCATGGGTATGGATGAGTTGTCAGAGGAAGACAAACGTACTGTAAGCCGTGCCCGTAAGGTTCAGAGATTCCTGTCACAGAGCTTCTCTGTAGCAGAACAGTTTACAGGTATGCCTGGCAAATATGTTCCGCTGAAGGAGACGCTGAGAGGATTCAGAATGATCCTTAACGGTGAGTGTGATGACATTCCTGAGAGTTATTTCCTATTTGTGGGAACCATCGATGAAGTGTTTGAAAAAGCGAAGAATCAGTAA
- the atpG gene encoding ATP synthase F1 subunit gamma: protein MASNMKAVKLRIKSVQSTMQITKAMELVASSKLRKAKERAEVCRPYFTELHETLKEIARENTDFSSVYAKESSNNKTCYVVIAGDRGLAGGYNTNLFKCLEASAEGKDYMVLPVGKKAVEYFRQREIEALTEQFAEAGSISVADCFEMANMLCTEFRKGTFGHIELCYTVFNSMLSQQPEVFSMLPMTDIREESGGKIETKNLILYEPDGETVFDAIVPEYLAGLVYGGICESTASELAARRMAMDAATSNAEEMIDQLNLYYNRARQASITQEITEIVAGAEGL from the coding sequence ATGGCTTCGAATATGAAAGCGGTAAAGCTGCGTATCAAGAGTGTACAGAGTACAATGCAGATTACCAAGGCCATGGAGCTTGTAGCGTCCTCCAAACTGCGTAAGGCAAAGGAACGTGCAGAGGTATGCCGTCCGTACTTTACAGAACTTCATGAGACATTGAAAGAGATTGCAAGGGAGAATACAGATTTCTCATCCGTTTATGCGAAAGAGTCTTCCAACAATAAAACCTGCTATGTAGTGATCGCAGGTGACAGAGGACTGGCAGGCGGATATAACACCAATCTTTTTAAATGTCTGGAGGCTTCTGCTGAAGGTAAGGACTACATGGTCCTGCCGGTTGGAAAGAAAGCAGTAGAATATTTCCGCCAGAGAGAGATTGAAGCTCTGACAGAACAGTTTGCAGAGGCAGGAAGTATTTCTGTAGCGGATTGTTTTGAGATGGCAAATATGCTCTGTACAGAATTTCGCAAAGGAACCTTTGGCCATATTGAATTATGTTATACTGTCTTTAATTCTATGCTTTCCCAGCAGCCGGAGGTATTTTCCATGCTTCCTATGACTGATATCAGAGAGGAAAGCGGAGGTAAGATAGAGACGAAGAATCTGATCCTCTATGAACCGGACGGAGAGACAGTATTTGATGCCATTGTTCCGGAATATCTGGCAGGCCTGGTTTATGGCGGTATCTGCGAAAGTACTGCAAGTGAACTGGCAGCCAGACGTATGGCTATGGATGCAGCCACAAGTAATGCGGAAGAGATGATCGATCAGCTCAATCTGTATTACAACAGGGCACGTCAGGCCAGCATCACGCAGGAGATCACGGAGATTGTTGCAGGTGCGGAAGGTCTTTAG
- the atpA gene encoding F0F1 ATP synthase subunit alpha — MQLKPEEISKVIRSQIKYYENAIQQNETGTILMVGDGIARASGLVNCMSGELLEFEDGSFGMAQNLEENSVSIVIFGSDENIGEGQTVKRTGKVVSVPVGDAMVGRVVNALGQPIDGAGPIDTKEFRPIESKAPGICERRSVYQPLQTGIKAIDSMIPIGRGQRELIIGDRQTGKTTIATDTIINQKGKDVICIYVAIGQKRSTVATLVENLTRNGAMDYTIVVAATASESSPLQYIAPYSGCAMGEYFMNKGKDVLIIYDDLSKHAVAYRALSLLIRRPPGREAYPGDVFYLHSRLLERAAKLDDEHGGGSMTALPIIETQAGDVSAYIPTNVISITDGQIFLETELFHSGIMPAVNPGISVSRVGGDAQIKAMKKVAGTLKLIYSQYRELQSFAQFGSDLDADTKARLEQGARIVEVLKQNQNAPVPVEKQVAILYAVTKGVLESVKVEDVNVYESGLYTYLDTDAAGVEVMQEIRSTGKLEQETEQKLRSVLDAYTENFLNTRPEK; from the coding sequence ATGCAATTAAAACCTGAGGAAATATCCAAGGTCATCCGAAGCCAGATAAAATATTACGAAAATGCCATTCAACAGAACGAGACAGGTACGATCCTTATGGTTGGTGACGGTATTGCCAGAGCCAGCGGACTGGTAAACTGTATGTCAGGAGAGCTTCTGGAATTTGAGGACGGAAGCTTTGGTATGGCACAGAACCTGGAGGAGAACAGTGTCTCCATCGTAATCTTTGGTTCAGATGAGAACATTGGTGAGGGTCAGACCGTAAAGCGTACAGGCAAGGTCGTGTCTGTACCTGTAGGCGACGCCATGGTTGGACGTGTTGTAAATGCACTGGGACAGCCAATTGACGGAGCAGGCCCGATTGATACAAAAGAATTCCGGCCAATCGAGAGCAAGGCACCAGGAATCTGTGAGAGAAGATCTGTATATCAGCCTCTTCAGACCGGTATCAAAGCCATCGACTCTATGATCCCTATCGGACGTGGACAGCGAGAACTGATCATTGGTGACCGTCAGACCGGTAAAACTACAATTGCTACAGATACCATTATTAACCAGAAGGGAAAAGATGTGATCTGTATCTATGTAGCCATTGGACAGAAGCGTTCCACAGTAGCTACATTAGTAGAGAACCTGACCAGAAACGGCGCAATGGATTATACTATCGTTGTGGCAGCTACAGCATCTGAGTCAAGCCCGCTGCAGTATATCGCACCGTATTCCGGATGTGCAATGGGTGAATACTTTATGAATAAGGGAAAAGATGTGCTGATCATCTATGATGATTTAAGTAAGCATGCAGTTGCATACCGTGCACTTTCCCTGCTGATCCGTCGTCCGCCTGGACGTGAGGCATATCCGGGTGATGTTTTCTATCTGCATTCCAGACTTCTGGAACGTGCAGCGAAGCTGGACGATGAACATGGCGGCGGTTCCATGACAGCACTGCCGATCATCGAGACACAGGCAGGTGACGTATCTGCCTATATTCCTACCAACGTTATTTCTATTACAGATGGACAGATATTCCTGGAGACAGAGTTATTCCATTCAGGAATCATGCCTGCTGTAAACCCGGGTATCTCCGTATCACGAGTTGGTGGTGATGCGCAGATCAAGGCAATGAAGAAGGTAGCAGGAACACTGAAACTGATTTATTCCCAGTACCGTGAGCTGCAGAGCTTCGCACAGTTTGGTTCTGATCTGGATGCTGATACAAAGGCGCGTCTGGAACAGGGAGCACGTATTGTGGAAGTTCTGAAACAGAACCAGAATGCACCGGTTCCTGTAGAGAAACAGGTTGCGATCCTTTATGCGGTTACAAAGGGTGTTCTGGAATCAGTAAAAGTGGAAGACGTAAATGTATATGAATCAGGATTATATACCTATCTGGATACAGATGCAGCAGGCGTAGAGGTTATGCAGGAAATCCGCTCAACAGGCAAGCTGGAGCAGGAAACAGAGCAGAAGCTTCGTAGCGTACTGGATGCGTATACAGAGAACTTCCTGAATACAAGACCTGAGAAATAA
- the atpH gene encoding ATP synthase F1 subunit delta — protein sequence MTKTARVYGGSLYDLAADEKLDGQIMEQMIAVRQIFRENPGYLKLLGEPAIPEDERLKMIEEAFGGQAERYLVNFLKLLCERKILREFAGCCEEFIRRYNSAHGIAEAVVTSAVKLSDTQMEALKAKLEKLSGKKVYLVQKTDASVLGGLRVELEGVQLDGTVQSRISGISKKLNELVV from the coding sequence ATGACAAAAACTGCCAGAGTTTACGGCGGAAGTCTGTATGACCTTGCCGCTGATGAAAAGCTCGATGGACAGATCATGGAGCAGATGATCGCAGTCAGACAGATTTTCAGGGAAAATCCGGGATATTTGAAATTGCTGGGAGAACCGGCGATTCCTGAAGACGAGAGACTTAAGATGATTGAAGAGGCTTTCGGAGGGCAGGCAGAGAGATATCTGGTGAATTTCCTGAAATTATTGTGTGAACGCAAGATTCTGAGAGAGTTTGCCGGATGCTGCGAAGAGTTTATCAGACGCTACAACAGTGCACATGGAATTGCAGAAGCCGTGGTTACCAGTGCAGTGAAGCTCAGTGATACTCAGATGGAAGCTCTGAAAGCGAAGCTTGAGAAGCTAAGTGGAAAGAAAGTGTATCTGGTTCAGAAAACAGATGCATCCGTTCTTGGCGGACTTCGCGTGGAACTGGAGGGCGTACAGCTTGACGGTACAGTACAGAGCCGTATTTCCGGTATTTCAAAGAAACTGAATGAATTGGTAGTATAA
- the atpF gene encoding F0F1 ATP synthase subunit B — MQVQELVGIVPWNFIATICNLFIQVYLIKRFLFKPINEMLEKRKAKADAQIQDAVKAKEEAQAMKAEYEKNMQEAKNRANDIVMTAQKTAAIQSEEMLKEASSQVTAMKEKAEKDIAQEKRKAVNEIKGEIGGMAVEIAGKVIEREISEEDHAKLIDEFIENVGEAS, encoded by the coding sequence ATGCAGGTACAGGAATTAGTTGGAATTGTGCCGTGGAATTTTATAGCGACGATTTGCAACCTTTTTATTCAGGTATATCTGATCAAACGTTTCCTCTTCAAGCCCATCAATGAGATGCTGGAAAAGCGCAAAGCGAAAGCGGATGCCCAGATCCAGGATGCAGTGAAGGCAAAGGAAGAAGCTCAGGCAATGAAGGCAGAATATGAAAAGAATATGCAGGAAGCCAAGAATAGGGCAAATGACATTGTGATGACAGCTCAGAAAACAGCCGCTATCCAGAGTGAAGAGATGCTTAAGGAGGCTTCCAGTCAGGTAACTGCCATGAAAGAGAAGGCAGAGAAAGACATTGCCCAGGAGAAACGTAAGGCAGTCAACGAGATCAAGGGAGAAATCGGCGGTATGGCTGTTGAGATTGCCGGAAAAGTGATCGAGCGCGAAATTAGTGAAGAGGATCATGCAAAACTGATTGATGAGTTTATTGAGAATGTAGGTGAGGCATCATGA
- the atpE gene encoding ATP synthase F0 subunit C, whose product MDFQLLAKGIALAGCAIGAGCALIAGIGPGIGEGNAVAKALEAIGRQPECKGDVTSTMLLGCAIAETTGIYGFVTGLLLIFVAPGMFMNFLS is encoded by the coding sequence ATGGATTTTCAGTTATTGGCAAAAGGTATCGCATTAGCAGGATGTGCAATTGGAGCAGGATGTGCGCTGATCGCAGGTATCGGACCTGGTATTGGTGAAGGTAACGCAGTAGCAAAGGCGCTGGAGGCAATCGGACGCCAGCCTGAGTGCAAGGGTGATGTTACTTCTACCATGCTTCTTGGATGTGCCATCGCAGAGACAACAGGTATCTACGGTTTCGTAACCGGTCTGTTGCTTATCTTCGTTGCACCTGGTATGTTCATGAACTTCCTGAGCTGA